From the Drosophila sechellia strain sech25 chromosome X, ASM438219v1, whole genome shotgun sequence genome, the window CATCAGCCCACAGCAGTAGCATCTGCAGTGCCCACAACAACTGTTCCAGCCGGACAAGTCAATCCCAACCGGATGACGGGCAAATCGCAGGCCGGCAGCATCTCCATACGCCACACGGTACCCATGCAGAAGCCCACTATCACCATGTCCACGGTGCAGCCGCAGGCCAGGATGCCAGCCCAGGTTGCAACCGCATCTGTCACTGGTCCGGTCACTGTGCCAGTTCTCCCCACTCCCGCTCCACCCACATCCAATCCCGTCAAGCTGCCGCAATTGCCGCCGCGCGTACCATCGCAACCTTCCACGGAAAGCCTGGCCTCGATCTCATCACCGCCTCCAAAGCTACGGACACCCATGTCCGCTCCACCCGGACCACCGCCGGCCATACCGCCGCGCACGGGGGCCATTTCACGGAGCGGATCGGTACCGGCGGCCCGATCCTTTGTCCGCCAGGCATCGGCAAACTCCACACCGCCACAGTATACGCCACAGCCGCCGCCGCCCTTCGTGATACCCAAGCGGCACAGTGGACTGGCCAGGGCATCCACCTTGTCGTCATCCACATCGGCATCGATGTCATCATCGTCCGCCTCCAATCATCCCGGGCATTCGCAGTCGCAGCAGCGCGCCAGTCACGGCAGCGTGGCCGCTGTGCTGCAGTCAATGCCGGAGGCTGAGCCCGGTTACGGATCCGGCTCCGGTTCGATATCCGGGTCCAGTTCCGGCTCCGGTTCGGCATCGGGCTCCATTGCCAGCGCTTCACCGCAGGCCCATCGCAAGCACTGACGAAGGAGTTCGTTCTTCAAGTTTGGAggcggcggaggcggaggTGGTGGCGGCGGACCAGGGGGCGGGGCCAATCCAGGGGCaggaggcggtggcggcggaCAGATGGGCGAGGAGCCACACCCACATGCCCATCGACGTGACGTCTGCCGCACCATCTGCATCCCCTGGCTGTGATCCCGGCAGTCGACCGACTAAGACGGTTCATCATTCCAAGCGGGGCTTTCCTGATCCATGTTACCCTCCACAAAAACCAGCCAGAAAAAGGTGCCACGTTTATGCgcataatataaatacatcTAGCTTCTTTGAACACAACATATTTCAAAATTGTTAAAACATTTGTAAGTCCTTCAACATAAAATTATGTATATCTTTATGGAGGGAAAAAGTATAAGAGGTCAAAGTAAAGAACGTatcaatgaaatttaaaaataaatattaacattAAAAGAAGATTTTGTCAAAAGCTTTTCTACCACAATGCTTTGATCTTAATTTCAAACAACTTTCACATTTGCAACCTTTTAGTAAGTCaagaataaatttaaattaaagttctTTTCAAAGAAGTGGACATATGCTTAAAGACAAAACAATCAACtctatgaatatatatttatttaaacatagTGGTGAACAAATTATGTTACAAAATTGCGAGGTTTTGCTGTCTGTAAATACACGAAGTATCAAAATGGACCTTAAACTTAAGCGTGCGCATAAACGTGGCACTGTCCTCGGTCTCTAGAGCCAAAGTTACAGTATTTTCCAATCTTCCTCTTCCGCACGGATCGCGAAAGCCCCATCCGATCCATCAGTTATgctttatacatatacatatatatatatatatatgtaccgTATTCGATTATATTTTAGCCAAATCATATCATTAGCCGCCTCTAACTAATCCCATAGACAAATTGTTTCCTGCTAAGCTTTAAGGCAGAAAgcgccaaacaaaaacaaaatctcGCTTACGACTACCTAAAACATAGATAAtgacaaatatatatacatacatacatatatatacactcaGATCGGGACTTGACTTCACTGTGGGCCCTTTGAGAGGGCACAAAACAAACGAAACACAAACGGAAATTGAAGGCAATCTAGTTAGGGATATAGTATACTATACCAACTAAattcaaacaaacaaaataataatattaacacCCCAAGCATATGTTTATGTGAATATCTATCAGACAGCTACGATCATacaaaaagtaaatatatataaatatatatttatggtaaAGGAATTTAAATAGTTCGTACAGAAAATATTAAGAGATGGTATGGCAGCAAGAAGTGGTCCTAAGTTCAGATCTGTTGGGATCGGTAGTTTAAGGAATTTTCAGGGAACACGAACACGGACGACGGAGAGTTTTGGATTAACGGGGACTCTGGAGAGCAATAAGTATGTGTCTGTGTATGTAGTTTGTAGAAGGAGATCGGCGTACATCcaaaatacacacacaaatatatatatatatatatctaaatatatatacacaaatataactatttttttgtttgctggctCTGGATGTTAACCACAAATAAAGCCGAGCGCACCCATATacatgcacatatatatatacctcTTTAGtcgtgtatatatgtatatgatcGATTGTATTTTTCAAAGTTCAAAGCgagaaataaacaaagaaaaaacaaaaaaaaaaaaaacaaaaaaacaattatCAATGTTTTTCTAATCTATATGGCAAGGTTGTAAGTGATAAGAAATGGGCCCCCAGCTGGGCTTTTCAAAGTGCGTCACTACGctaaaattgtttttcattgTTCACTATATCGTTAGCTTAATCCTAATCTAGACATGATGGTGGTGCCCTAAAAAACTAGCAATCATATTGAGATAATGGCTTTATGCTGTCGTTCCGTTCTCATCCCGTGGCAAGATCCGAAGTCGAATGCCATTTCCACTTTTTGTCACCAATTCGGCCAACGGCTTTGGCTGATGATCCCCGTCGGGCAGGAAGCGATAGCTTCTCAGCAGCATCGATAGCGAGGTCTTCAACTCCAACATGGCAAACTTTTGACctgaaagcaaacaaacaagttAAACTAGAGTCATATCAACAAACAATGCACTGtggttttttatgcgttttttttggcagaaattcgaaatgatgacctatcttcaccaaatttggtttgtgttactcttttcttcccccaagatgattcacaaagtttcaagtgatttGGTCAGCTTTCATATATCTGCCATATAAACGATCTGGCcgatatgccataaaaatatttaccttaccaaaaaaaaaaaattttgtatctatatttaattatattatataagcaTCATATTTAGCatcaaaaatatctgaattaaaatcattcacATTCATTAAATGCGTTGACTTTGCTCCGCAAATCGGGCAACATTGGCAAGAGTTACATCCTGTTAATATGTTTAAGACTTTGCCGTCTATTAGTGTCATTTGACcgacatattttacaaatattttaatgttgtttattttatgcaaatatatgtgcaGATTACAAATCTGGGTatccaagttttctttttctgctaatataagctctcgagtttccttaataaattcaatttttaaaggacGACAAAACCGTAGCTATCTGTTGATCCAAAAATGTGCATATGAAACTagttgtataatattatacacatgttagttaataacttgccgttaaaattcttttgaagtggtttgccataaaaaagttatattccacgaaacacagctacatttgttaagttgactgtaaaaaaggtacataaacaaaacacgatacaactacacaaaaacatataacatacacaaaaattttactaGAATGGTAAGTACTAAATTCTTTTAAAAGCCTTTAGTTTTTGGACACTTCTTCAAAATAATCTTTTGCTGCATTGTGTTTTCATAAATGTTCAGCTCACGTTTATGAACTTTGAGCTGTGAGTGATGTGCATTATGAAATAATCTTGGCATTATCAACAAttaatctaaaaatatattttcattactctaataataaataaacctATTTTAAACAGTGTGATCTTCCTGTAAACCAGGCATCCGAAAGCTTTTCGTTCTTATCAATTGTTTACATTAAGAAATGTTTTTTTGGAAAGCAACGAATGACCTTCACTCCTTCCTTACGAATTTAAAATCGAAATTTTCGGGTTCTGTGACCCGTAATTTTACCTGCTGATTGTTATATTTAGATTATACACTTCGAAGTTTTAAGAACAAACTTTTTCAGGGTAAGTAAGTGACTAGATGATCTTACCTATGCAATTTCTGGGTCCCGCACTGAAAGCGGCGAAGGCGAACGGATGCATTTGCTTCTCGTTGAGCAGGAAGCGATCGGGATCGAATCGCTCGGGATCGGGGAAGTTCTTGGGATCACGATGGAGCATGTAGATGAGGCAGCTTATCGAGGCGCCCTTCGGCACCGTCAACTTGCCCACCTCCAGATCCTCGAGGACTTTCCTTGAGAAGAATGGCACCGAGGGGTAGATGCGCAGCGTCTCCTTGATCACCGCCTCCAGATAGGGCATCGATTCCTTCTCCCTGCCCTCCAGTTCGCTGGCCTCCTCGTAGGCGCGCTGCTGTACATCCGGATTTTTGGACAGCAAACTCAGGGCGAAGGCAATGGCCGAACTGGTGGTGTCGTGGCCCTCGAACATGAAGGTGTCCACCTCCTCGCGAATATCGGTGTCGCTCAGCTCTGCACCGCCCTCCATTTGGGTGAGCAGCAGCATGTCGAGGAAGGCCAGTCGCCGCTTGGCGCCCACATCGTCCTGCTCCGCTTCTGGGCGGGATTCGTTGCGCTCCTGGATGAGCTGCTCACGACGCAGCCGGATTACCCGATTGGTCTCGTCGTGGAGTACCTTTAGAGCTGCCTCTCGCTCTTTTCCGGGCTTTGTGTGCTTGAAGAACACGTTGAGTCGCTGCCAGAAGGAGAAGCTCTGCTTGTGCATCACACGGCAAATACTGTGGTTAagagtaaaataaaaaatttgattataaataaaatcatgggaacTTTCGCTGATTTAAGcagttttaaaatttatacttACGATTGAACAGCCTGCACATATTCGGAATCGCTCTGCAGCTGGGCGTGCTTCTTGATGCCCATGGCCGTCTCGCAGATGGCGTCCAGGGCGAACAGGGTAATATAAGGATAGATGTCGAAGGACTCGCCATTGGCCTTGGCCCTCAGCCGACGCACCAGGATGCGGCAGTTCTCCTCCATGGGCTCCTTGAACTCGCCAAGGATGCGGAAATGGAAGCCCGGAGTGAGGAGCTTTCGACGACGATGCCAGGACTCGCCGCCATTCGTGAGCAGACCCTTGCCCAGCCAGGGCTCGAGCAGTTCGTAGTTCCGCGACTTGGTCAGCAACTGGTTGTTGCCGAGCAGCTGCTTGATGTCCTCCGGATCCGTGAACATCACCATCAGGTCCTTGCCGAACCAGATGCGGAATACCGGACCATGCTTCTCCCTCAGTTCCTTCAGCCAGTTGAGGATCTCTGGGTAACGAAGAAAGGTATTGGACTTTAGTTTTTACGTATTCTATTCATTAAATGAAAACTGAAATGAGCTCCAGCTAAAAAAGTCTATAATTTAGCTTGTTAGCTAAATCAAAAAGCACACATAATATTACGAAGTTACGACCTTATAAGTTATGCCAATTGCATGCGAGTAGAATTACAGCAGCGAGggcaacgctgcgtatgcgtgataAAATGTAGAACAATTTCATGGGTATTGAATTCActtatttaagtctctttgcaCAAACTCACCGCCTTTCTTAACATTGGCAATCAGTTCGCCGATCGTGGGACCAGGCAGAGTTTTCGCAAATCTCTGCAGTCTCAGAAAGTTCAGAATCTTGGGTAGGTAGCGCAGAAAAGCTGCCCAAAGGACGAATGCCACCAGTGCCAAAGTGCTCATTTCGACACCGAGTTCAGTCCACTACTGGCTCAACGACCCCAAAAACGACGGCTATATAAATCAAGTGAAAACTTGGTAATGTGATGAGCTCGCGATACTGGACGACTTTGCTGGCGAACTTAAAGTTTGTGCGAACTGCTCGACGATGCGGCTCGTTTGCAACTAATTCGCACTCGGAACGCAGCTGTCTGATTTGTGGGTCTGGGGGTATAATATGCGGTGTATGTGGTATATGGTCCGAGCTCTGGGTCTCGACAGATAGCAGATCGCCAAGGTGGGGCACTCTGGATGCCCTCCGATTGGCGATAGGCGGCCACCAGGTGTATGCGAACGGAAGTGCGCTCGAGATTCCGAAAAGATGTAGCATCACTTCGGCTTGTAGCATGAAtagtttattaattattcCTACTACCACTACCTAATATCTTTAATGAACCgctatatattttgttttcttcgaaTACCATTTTACAAGTTAtcttttcttctcttttcttcgtttttcagATCGGACCACTTTTTGACCTACAAACAGCTACAAAATATTGCGTAGGCAATCTGATTAATTGTTCAAAGTACGCCCAAAAACACTTTGgtcataaacaaaaaattacgTGCTCGAAACTAGATTATGACGAAAAACGAACTAAATGAGAACGTTACATATTAAGCGGGGAATTTCAGAGTGAAAAAAGGTACAATTTAGAAAGCTAAAAAGATGAATATTGATGTTTACTACTATCTATTATTATTGAGTATGTATATATGAGTATGTAGCCTAAACCTTTCAACTGCATATTTCAATTCCATGAAAAGTATTCAAAGGTGTGCATACGATCGAACAGGTGTAGCGAATCGCTCGCCAAATTGAGGATCCCATGGAGCTGGACGACGGAACGTGTCAGGGGCTATCATTGCATCGGTGCCGTGTGTCAGACCCAAAAACGAGTTCTATTACAACGACCTTCGTACGAACGGCAGATATGTGATAGGCGTTGACCCACTTAGAACATGTGGATTtcttttaagtatttatagtaAAACAGCTCTTTAGAACTGGTTCTATTTCTCCACTTACCCCCATTGATATAAAAGATTTCATCATTTTGTTTTAAGGTGAAAAACAACTTAATCATTGGGAATAGTAATGCTAGTGAGAGCAAAGTTCATGTTTTTCACTGGTAGAATTTAGCTTGtgtacaaaaatataaaagaatatAATACATTGTATAATTATATCTGTCTTTTTTGCGCCATATCTTATCTTGTGAAACTATACAATCAGGGAGTATTTCAACTATAAAAATTTCACAAAGTTGTTTATCGCCTTAGTAACTTAAACTAACTAAGACCACACACCTGGCAATCCAAGCTAATCAATGTAATTAACTGAATTTGATAGTTTAACCTGACTGATTACTGGCTGATTGATTAATctgtttatattattatttcaataAGTTACATTGTTCTTATCACAACTATTTTCTAGGTTTTTTACATAAAGCTTATCATTTGCGGATGGCATTTGCTTAGATTTACAGGAGGAAGTTATGTGCTCTTGAGAAAAAATGGTTGATAAGTTTTTacattatttataataattaagaaaaatatattattgtgCATGTTAAGCTTGTTAATTTTGCATTCCCTAAAAGCTTTTGGTTATTTTCAGATTATTTGGAATACTTTTAGGCTGTGATAGTGAGCATAGCTAAGCAAATCTAAGCTTTTTCTAATACTAAGAAATGTGTGTATTAAAATAGTGTTAGAATAGCTTGTTATATTATTGAAAACAATTTGTATCTTTAAGCTAAAAGGTACatatgattttatttgtatttcctTGTGTTAATGAAAACACATTGAAATTGAGTAAATTATACACTATTATGATAAGAATTATAAAAGAACATAAGCAGTTGGTTAATATCTAAAATGCGAAACTTTAGGTAGGCATATCTAGAGTGTGCATGTTTTTCTGGCACATTCCCAATGCCCATGTCCAAAACTGTTTACTTCGCAAAAAGCGAGCGAAAACAAGTGAATAACCAGCGAACAACCGGCCACAATATGGTCTTATAGGGTGGGTCAAGGTCGAGCTGCACTTCGAGCCGGGCGCCCAGTTGGCCAATAAGTTGGTAAGCCAAGGCAAAAATCCAGGGGAGCTCCCGCCGTCGATTTCGCATACGAACGTGCTGACAGGTGTTGGCCAAATCGGATTCaaacaaaactaaacaaataaatagtaaaaaaaaggtAGATGTTCAAAAGTCCAGCAGCGAAAACCCTTAGATTAGATCACTCCGAACCGGTTGCCAATTTGGACTCGTTGCCGCTGTCTTCGTCACAATTAAAAGCGGTTAAACAGAATTCAGCAAAAACCGATTGCCAAATAAACCAAATTGTCAGCAAGAGCCAAGCCCCTATACGATATAGCCAAATATCTGGGTATACAGATAGCCAGTATTTCAATAGCCTTGGCATGCCAGCGGATTTGCTGAAGACGGCACGCTGGTACCAACTAAATCCAAAgaaatgaattaaaatatGGTAAACCTACACACTGCAGATGGGTCAGCAGAAAAGCCATGGCATAGAATGGATCTTAACCTGTTCGGGTTTCGAATATTCCGGATCGACCCTTAAATGGCAACCGAGTCCAGAAATAGAATTACGTACCGGTGTAATTAGCATATTCCGGCATTCTGCTGATTGATTATTTATGCATAAATTTCAGATATTTGTCGACTTGATTACCCACACTTGAGTTTAGAGACTGTACAAAGTCTAATTTAAATAAGAAACTGCTAACGCGCCATGATAATTGAATAAGAAGAAACAGAAAGTGGATAAACAAAAATGTTCTAAGAACGAGAATCTGTATTCTACTGTTTAATGATGTTTTTGCTCACCTTCCAAACGACATTAACTAGTTGAATTAGTTGCAAATTGGTTAGCTAAACACAGTAGCTTATAGCGAGCTACTatactatataaattataagaaCTTCGATATAGAACAAATCTTTGAAATGCCAACGAACTATCTGTATTTTGATTAGAGCCAAACCTGACCTAAGAAAAACCGCAAGTTCTATATTATTAGTAGTCCAATAAAGTATCGAAATAGCGCCATTAAAACCACTCTCTCTATGCAGATCGTTTTGAAATCAATTCAGTCTGAATTCATTGGCCCCAAAATAGACGTGTCAATGACTTGAGTCAACGTTGGCCAGCCTCAGACATACTGACCGCCATATCATCTATTACCCGCCAAGAATGACTCGGCACTATATATAGCACGATATCGGGGGAATAGGAAGAGCTAATGGGCGGGCCAGACGTTCAGCTTCACCGATTACTATTTGAACTATATTCGAGGAACCGATCGGATGTATCGGCTTCTATTTTTCCTACCACGCCTCAGTGCTTCGTATGTTTCCGGGACAAAAAATCGCAGATAATCCCAATTCTCGGCTTAGCGTCCCATCGATTTGGGAATAAAGGCGCCGCTTTTGGCCATGAGTGCTTAAAGTTGACAattaaatgtatgcaaatgcAGAGAGACTAGTTTTGGCATCATATCCCGCCATTAATCTTAGTCCGAAGCATTCGATTTGGCAAACCACTTTCGGAACTTCGACGGGATTCTGGTATTGGAATGCCAGAAATGAAAGAACCAAACATTGAATATCAATTCTTGTTCACAAATTCGATTGGTAGATTCTGTCAAATGTAAACACGGAGCTTTGTTTTAGTGCCTTTATTGTGGGGCCTTGAACCTGCGAAGGGGGAGGCTGATCTCAGTCATCTTTATGaattggccaaaagcaaacagACAATCGTTTCCATATGAGCGTGGCTATGTGCACATATCTTTTGGCGACAGTGCGCGACGAAAGTGAAAGGCTATCCTCGTTGAAAGTGAATAACTCAACTcacatttcaattcaatttataaACGAttggaaatatatttataagtgTTTAAAATGTTGTAATATAATGAAATTATCTCATTGCCAATGTTTCAGACTGTTCAGCAATGttcaattttcaaaaaaatatatatgaggTTAAGTAACCTGCCTTACAACGCTGTGACGCACTGTATCTACGGTTCGCTTGGATTTTTTCGAGGCGTAAAATACGCGAACATAAATCGTTTTTACGGCATTTAAATTGCTGCCCGCTCTTCATCTTTGGTTGGCTGCTGTTAGTTGTTCGTTTTTAGCTATTCACTTGTACAATGTGGATTTAGTTATTCGGTTATGGACATACAAGTACGAGTGGTCATGGATGTGTTTTGTGGCAATGTGTGCCCGCTGTCGACTTCCTTGTTCTTTGGCCACTTTTATGATGCATCCAGGTACTTGGAAGTGTAAATGTAGTAGCTATTATGGCGGAACACGGTTTAAACTTCCTTAAAAATCACGGAACAGTCACTTCAATTAAGGTAACAATTAAGTTACTGAATCGCGAAATTGGCGCTAGTATCATGGTTCTACTGGAGGTCTTTCTGAATTTATACTACGTATTTGCTTACagaaagtaaatattttataaaatttttacaactattaaaatttatgttgGCATTAAGTTATTTATAACTAAACATACTCATGCTCAAAAACTGATTGACATCTTAGGCTTTTTTAACATAAATAGCTAGAGGGTACATTTTAATGTGTCGCGTGTCAGTTTTTTGAATAggaaaaatgatttaatgaCTATTAATCTTAATTTCAGTTTCAATTCTATGATCTTCAAACGGGGAGCAAAGATCGCTGGACTTCTTGAAAGTTGTTTGTTCCGGAGCATAAACCTCTATGTTTGCCCTCAGGTGCTGCAAATTTGATGATTGTGGAGGCATTATGCGAATTAAGTGCTCATTAAATTCGTgcattaaacaaatttaaatcaaaactCACAACCTAAACCAGTGATGGCGACTAAAATAATGTTTCGACGGGGAGATTctgaaaaatttaattatatttaattacgCAGTGCGATTTGAGTTTGAACTTTAGCATTAGTTCAACTTGTTAATTGGACAAAGAGCCATTAAGctgaaaacttaaaaatacaataataaagtttaaataaaataaagatcGCAAAGTAAACACGAATCCAACATGCAATGTGAATTGGATGGATTTGATGTCCGGTGACGTGGCCACGTTTTTTGGGCCTGGCTAAAAACCAATCCCAATCCGATTCCGAGTAGGAATTAGCCAAGCTACAGTGCCCTTCGAGCCAACAAGACACTTGGACCCGGGCTATCAGCCAAGTGCCATCGACATCATCATATGCATATCGTGGGCCAACTCAAAATACGAAATACGACAAAGAAACTGTTTAAAATTCCACATACAAATCGTTGCAGTGGCAGCCGTTGAAAGCGAAATTGAAGCcgaaatcgaaattgaaactgaaaatgGGTTACAACTGTTCAAGGTCGTTGCAGGAGTTGGAAACCAAAGCGAAAGCGAACCGAAATGGGGGGTAGGGCTGTTTGAAGAGGCCCCCCTTCAATGcacttttgaaaaaaatcactattattaaaatttaattactttaaatGTATAGCTTACTACACGTTGACCCATGCTCAAGTGGATTTTTGATTGGATTGGAAAACccaaaaatgggaaaaagaTGCGTGTGTCTGAAACGATCGCACGcacatttgtttaaatttatctctgattaaatgtttttcattaCTATTGCAAAGAGACGAAATGAGCAATGGCTAAGTCTTTTTCGTAAGTTGTTTATTCAAtttgttacttttttttttgtattttaaaaacaaatgagGAATTCCTATGTTTTTTCGACAATACCAACATGACATTTCTTCCTTTtctaattgttttttaattacacACACTCTTTACGCAATTCTTGATTACCAAAAGgcttaatttcatttattttttatgtctAGCCACTCATTAGGTTTCATTGACATTATGCATTCTTACGCTTTGCCACTTTTTTATGCGTtctaaaaaaaaccaaatcacTTGTTTTCCAAGCGCTTGTTCTTCGCTGACTCTGCATTTTGCTCACACTATTTAATGTTTGATTTGCAACTCTATGTATTTGACCGGCAAACATATTTGTACACATGCAAACAAACAGAGACATCGTGTTATCAATACGCCCCGTTGGCTTTAGCCGATCCACGAGTGTTGCCATCGCATTTGATGGATTTGATCTTTCGCCATTGGATCGCTGATCTTTGGATGTCGCTGGTGCATGTTGGACACCATACTGTATACGACGATATACACCATTTGGTAACATCTCTTTGTTTTCCCGGGGAGAACCGGTTCGTTTGGTGCATTCGAATG encodes:
- the LOC6619595 gene encoding probable cytochrome P450 4s3 produces the protein MSTLALVAFVLWAAFLRYLPKILNFLRLQRFAKTLPGPTIGELIANVKKGEILNWLKELREKHGPVFRIWFGKDLMVMFTDPEDIKQLLGNNQLLTKSRNYELLEPWLGKGLLTNGGESWHRRRKLLTPGFHFRILGEFKEPMEENCRILVRRLRAKANGESFDIYPYITLFALDAICETAMGIKKHAQLQSDSEYVQAVQSICRVMHKQSFSFWQRLNVFFKHTKPGKEREAALKVLHDETNRVIRLRREQLIQERNESRPEAEQDDVGAKRRLAFLDMLLLTQMEGGAELSDTDIREEVDTFMFEGHDTTSSAIAFALSLLSKNPDVQQRAYEEASELEGREKESMPYLEAVIKETLRIYPSVPFFSRKVLEDLEVGKLTVPKGASISCLIYMLHRDPKNFPDPERFDPDRFLLNEKQMHPFAFAAFSAGPRNCIGQKFAMLELKTSLSMLLRSYRFLPDGDHQPKPLAELVTKSGNGIRLRILPRDENGTTA